Proteins from a genomic interval of Paenibacillus lentus:
- a CDS encoding metal-sensitive transcriptional regulator — MDNTVKEVASCHTENVTSCRKSHHPERVKKDLTTRLNRIEGQIRGIKGMIEKDTYCDDVITQLSATQSALNSVAKILLEGHLKGCVVNRLSEGDEEIIDELVVTIQKLMKK; from the coding sequence ATGGACAACACAGTGAAAGAAGTAGCTTCTTGCCATACAGAGAACGTTACGTCTTGTCGTAAAAGCCATCATCCAGAACGTGTAAAGAAAGATTTAACCACCCGATTAAATCGCATTGAAGGTCAAATTCGGGGAATTAAAGGAATGATTGAAAAAGACACCTACTGTGATGATGTGATTACACAACTTTCTGCCACACAATCTGCATTAAATAGTGTAGCCAAAATTCTTTTAGAAGGCCATCTAAAAGGTTGTGTCGTCAACCGCCTTTCAGAAGGGGATGAAGAGATCATCGATGAACTAGTCGTAACAATTCAAAAGTTAATGAAAAAATAA
- a CDS encoding metal-dependent hydrolase — translation MNKQGHSALALLAGSATSVTALTTSPMSTSLEVIGFAGVVCTASILGGFAPDLDHKTSTASQKIQLSSGKRKLMRALSGIFLCIGFALILLGYSMQAGSICIGAGIVAGCLARLRTIILIASGVLMLVGYAIYEWHWMALFTGIALLMMPFVKHRWIIHSPEFAIILSLGLYIFGSQYPGLVVTSCLGFIAGWWSHLFGDIFGSEGIRSLFAPRFKIALRLFDNGGFAERIISKLCQLCSIVIWVWYGVVL, via the coding sequence GTGAATAAACAGGGACATTCTGCATTAGCTCTGCTTGCAGGATCGGCTACATCGGTAACTGCGCTAACGACTTCGCCAATGAGTACCTCGCTGGAGGTCATTGGCTTCGCAGGAGTGGTATGTACCGCTTCTATTTTGGGAGGATTTGCTCCTGATTTGGATCATAAGACGAGTACGGCGAGTCAGAAAATCCAGCTTTCATCGGGAAAGCGAAAACTCATGCGGGCATTGTCAGGAATTTTCCTATGCATAGGCTTCGCGTTAATTCTACTGGGATACTCCATGCAAGCCGGATCGATATGTATTGGCGCGGGCATCGTTGCCGGCTGCCTGGCAAGGCTTAGGACGATCATTCTTATCGCTAGCGGTGTTTTGATGCTGGTAGGGTATGCTATATACGAGTGGCACTGGATGGCTCTATTTACGGGAATAGCTCTGCTGATGATGCCGTTCGTAAAACACCGTTGGATCATTCATTCGCCTGAATTTGCCATCATCCTGAGTCTGGGACTCTACATCTTTGGCAGTCAGTATCCAGGATTGGTTGTGACAAGTTGTCTAGGATTTATCGCCGGCTGGTGGTCTCATTTATTTGGAGATATTTTTGGGAGTGAGGGGATACGTTCCTTGTTTGCTCCAAGGTTTAAAATAGCTCTTCGCTTATTCGATAATGGCGGATTTGCTGAACGGATAATTTCTAAGCTGTGTCAGTTATGCAGCATCGTGATCTGGGTATGGTATGGGGTTGTCCTCTGA
- a CDS encoding polysaccharide pyruvyl transferase family protein, which translates to MPALSKNISIFPFIGYIKHAKYFVTSAFHGAVFAILNKVKFFVFPVSDNPNDPKSMDSRLIALLDTFSLSSCYVYDKENIPNIDDVTFDHINESETSAYRHNSIQFLKDALES; encoded by the coding sequence ATGCCAGCATTGTCAAAAAACATATCTATTTTTCCATTTATAGGGTACATAAAACACGCTAAGTATTTTGTTACTAGTGCTTTTCATGGGGCTGTTTTTGCCATTTTAAATAAGGTTAAATTTTTTGTTTTTCCGGTATCTGATAATCCAAATGACCCCAAATCAATGGATTCAAGACTGATAGCTCTGTTGGATACATTTAGCTTATCTTCTTGCTACGTTTATGATAAAGAAAACATTCCAAATATTGATGATGTTACTTTTGATCATATAAACGAATCAGAAACAAGTGCATATCGTCATAATTCAATTCAATTTCTTAAAGATGCTTTGGAATCTTAA
- a CDS encoding MerR family transcriptional regulator: MLMKISEVAKHVNMPISTLRYYEKMGIIPDEYILRDRNNYRNYSAEIIHHLTVVKSCLAVGFSIHEVVSMVVKGGFSRDEQTRILKEKIKEIEDTQKKLDVSKQSLNEILELDLVCEDGFGKHK, from the coding sequence ATGCTGATGAAGATTAGCGAAGTAGCCAAACATGTTAACATGCCGATATCAACCCTGCGTTACTATGAGAAAATGGGCATTATCCCTGATGAGTATATACTGAGGGACCGGAATAATTATCGAAACTACTCTGCAGAAATCATCCATCATCTAACTGTCGTTAAGAGCTGTTTAGCTGTTGGCTTTTCAATTCATGAGGTGGTATCCATGGTTGTGAAAGGTGGATTTTCAAGGGATGAACAAACACGCATTCTCAAAGAAAAAATAAAAGAAATCGAAGACACTCAAAAAAAATTAGATGTGTCCAAACAATCGCTTAACGAAATTCTTGAGTTGGATCTTGTGTGTGAAGACGGGTTCGGTAAACATAAATAG
- a CDS encoding nitroreductase family protein codes for MSTITSKFHQTNDFNKIVLERRSVKIYDPEVKISREEMTEILEKASRAPSAINMQPWRFLVIDSAEGKEKLAPLASFNQTKVLTSSAIIAVFYDAHNIEYIDEIFGKAVELGYMPQDIKDVQLQQAKHYYASLSASDLHDVNLLDSGLVSMQLMLVARAHGYDTNPMAGYDKDQIAEVFGLDKERFQPIMLISIGKAAQEGYPSYRMPLEKTTTWT; via the coding sequence ATGAGTACAATCACAAGTAAATTCCACCAAACAAACGATTTCAATAAAATCGTCTTGGAGCGCCGTTCTGTTAAAATATACGATCCTGAAGTGAAAATCAGCCGGGAGGAAATGACTGAAATTTTGGAGAAAGCTTCCCGCGCCCCTTCTGCTATTAACATGCAGCCATGGCGTTTTCTTGTTATCGACAGCGCTGAAGGCAAAGAGAAGCTTGCGCCACTGGCCTCCTTCAATCAGACGAAAGTTCTAACTTCTTCGGCTATCATTGCGGTATTTTACGATGCACACAATATTGAATATATAGACGAAATTTTCGGTAAAGCCGTAGAACTTGGATACATGCCACAGGATATCAAGGATGTTCAGCTGCAACAAGCTAAACACTATTATGCTAGTCTATCCGCATCCGACCTACACGATGTTAACCTTCTTGACTCGGGCCTCGTCTCGATGCAGTTGATGCTTGTTGCCCGAGCTCACGGATATGACACCAACCCGATGGCCGGTTACGATAAGGATCAAATCGCAGAAGTTTTTGGCCTGGACAAGGAGCGGTTTCAGCCCATCATGTTGATCTCAATAGGGAAAGCAGCTCAAGAGGGCTATCCATCCTACCGCATGCCGCTTGAAAAAACGACTACCTGGACATAA
- a CDS encoding HNH endonuclease: protein MRSLPLPTFTAETVFRESISRVQDPDLKDRLERCIPEINQDTRDYNNKAATAKLHLVQRKTHVNGNVTQKEMEAVYTGRMAKKNGPGRSFYERLRYQTVDGKCPLCGQLPVKTLDHYLAKTDYPSLAVSPTNLIPACSDCNKTKNATFPTRSEEETLHPYFDNIENEQWLYARVMQTAPPSLSYFINPPAGASPLLASRVSYHFELYQLNVLYSSEAGSEFRNIAFQMKKLHRVGGPGAVRQQLLERAESSLHENLNSWKSAMFQALANDIWYQTTGVLL, encoded by the coding sequence ATGCGTTCGCTCCCTTTACCGACTTTTACTGCTGAAACCGTATTCCGAGAATCTATTAGCCGAGTACAAGATCCGGATTTAAAGGATCGATTAGAACGTTGCATTCCAGAGATTAATCAGGATACACGAGACTATAATAACAAGGCGGCTACAGCTAAGCTTCACCTTGTACAGCGCAAGACACATGTAAACGGTAATGTAACGCAGAAGGAAATGGAGGCTGTATACACGGGCAGGATGGCCAAGAAAAATGGACCTGGACGTTCATTTTATGAGAGATTACGATATCAAACAGTTGATGGGAAATGCCCATTATGCGGCCAACTCCCAGTGAAGACACTTGACCATTACTTGGCCAAAACTGATTATCCTTCTCTGGCTGTATCTCCGACTAATCTAATTCCAGCGTGCAGCGATTGTAATAAGACCAAAAATGCAACATTCCCTACCCGGAGTGAGGAGGAAACCCTTCATCCCTATTTCGATAATATTGAGAACGAACAATGGCTATACGCAAGGGTTATGCAAACGGCGCCACCTTCACTTTCCTATTTTATTAATCCACCGGCAGGTGCTTCCCCTTTGTTGGCCAGCCGTGTTTCATACCATTTTGAGCTCTACCAACTTAACGTTCTCTATAGCTCTGAGGCGGGATCAGAGTTTCGAAACATTGCTTTTCAGATGAAGAAGCTTCATCGAGTTGGGGGGCCCGGAGCAGTTAGACAGCAATTACTAGAAAGGGCTGAAAGTAGCTTGCACGAGAATCTAAACTCCTGGAAGTCTGCAATGTTTCAAGCACTGGCTAATGATATCTGGTATCAAACTACTGGTGTTCTTTTGTGA
- a CDS encoding AAA family ATPase, which translates to MLFIVLSAGARVPEQPKNQLYLIEDNWNDWWDYKTMYSLSYVDESGKLLYLGSVKIGERTVNKETLRPNIPSSFDFLDDTFFSVGQDVSYYESLNEFHDDYRQTILRALMDIALLPEVYARVRNYSVTKESLMRNVRHSSVIGQYRRLANGNSELTSYKFTYTGPNIRDAERIVLDFEVVPDSNPPTNMHVLIGRNAVGKTHMINNMVASLISTSPSRTKNGYFSTQSDAISDDVLFANVVSVSFSAFDPGEPIPDRRNRQEGTPYTYVGLKQVNKPPKSPENLKYDFAKSIDSIKSSGKIVRWLRAVEMLRADPIFDEANVPTILEPEENEDPLGFFEQDTENDAVEGDTDESKLLRRRAQKFFHRLSSGHKIVLLTLTRLVETLEERTLVLLDEPEAHLHPPLLSAFIRALSDLLVQRNAVGIIATHSPVILQEVPRSCVWKLRRRGTQLTYCRTEIETFGENIGELTSEIFELEVVYSGFYRLLREAVERYGDYDRIVESFNGELGWEARAILRGLINDVQREEG; encoded by the coding sequence ATGTTGTTTATTGTTCTCTCTGCAGGAGCTCGGGTACCAGAACAGCCCAAGAATCAACTTTATCTTATTGAGGATAATTGGAATGATTGGTGGGACTACAAAACAATGTATAGCCTTAGCTATGTGGATGAGTCTGGGAAGCTCCTTTATCTTGGCAGTGTAAAAATAGGAGAGCGTACGGTTAATAAAGAAACGTTACGACCAAACATCCCCAGTAGTTTCGATTTCCTAGACGACACATTCTTTTCCGTTGGCCAAGACGTTAGCTACTACGAATCTCTAAATGAGTTTCATGATGACTACCGTCAAACGATACTTCGGGCTCTAATGGACATCGCGTTACTTCCGGAGGTTTACGCGAGAGTGCGTAACTACAGTGTAACCAAAGAATCGTTGATGAGAAATGTACGACACTCCTCTGTTATTGGACAATACCGTAGACTCGCAAACGGAAATTCGGAGTTAACATCTTACAAGTTCACATACACAGGACCGAACATAAGAGACGCTGAACGTATTGTGCTCGATTTTGAGGTGGTGCCTGATTCAAACCCACCTACCAATATGCACGTTCTTATAGGCCGAAATGCAGTTGGAAAAACACACATGATTAACAACATGGTTGCTTCACTGATCAGCACTTCCCCCTCTCGTACCAAGAACGGCTACTTTAGTACACAATCTGATGCTATATCCGATGATGTATTATTCGCTAACGTTGTTTCTGTCTCGTTTAGCGCATTTGATCCAGGTGAACCTATACCTGACCGAAGGAACAGACAAGAAGGGACGCCTTATACATATGTAGGTCTAAAACAGGTGAATAAACCACCAAAGAGCCCAGAAAACCTTAAATACGATTTTGCAAAAAGCATTGATTCCATTAAGAGCAGTGGCAAGATTGTAAGGTGGTTACGTGCCGTGGAGATGCTTCGTGCGGATCCTATTTTTGATGAAGCCAACGTACCCACCATACTAGAACCAGAAGAAAATGAAGATCCTCTTGGATTTTTTGAACAAGATACTGAGAATGATGCAGTGGAAGGGGATACGGATGAAAGTAAGTTACTTAGGCGTCGCGCTCAGAAATTCTTCCATCGTCTAAGTTCCGGCCATAAAATTGTACTGCTGACTCTTACTCGATTAGTCGAGACACTAGAGGAGCGTACACTTGTATTACTCGATGAGCCAGAGGCACACTTACATCCCCCACTATTGTCTGCGTTTATTCGTGCGTTATCTGACTTACTCGTGCAAAGGAATGCGGTTGGGATTATTGCTACCCATTCACCAGTTATCTTGCAGGAAGTACCGAGAAGTTGTGTGTGGAAGCTACGGCGCCGCGGTACTCAGTTAACTTACTGCAGGACCGAAATAGAAACCTTTGGTGAAAACATTGGAGAACTCACAAGCGAAATATTTGAATTAGAAGTCGTTTATTCCGGTTTTTATAGATTGCTTCGAGAAGCCGTTGAGAGATATGGCGATTACGATAGAATCGTCGAATCTTTTAATGGTGAACTCGGCTGGGAAGCTCGTGCCATCCTACGCGGTTTAATAAATGATGTTCAGAGAGAGGAGGGATAG
- a CDS encoding XRE family transcriptional regulator produces MQLTNNVIYNPQLVILGRESRSISQSELSKKLGFSQGKLSKIENGLISITQEELSKISETLNYPVNFFQRDEKVYGVGLSEFFHRKKQAVPQRQLSTIYARLELRRMEIQTLLKAVEMDEPAFFHMDPEQYDNDIEKIAQVTRAAFKIPSGPIQNVVDVLEDAGAIVIPFDFEGANIDAICLSNPGIPPLIFTNYDRPMDRIRFTLCHELGHIIMHRKPPSEDIDIEEQADLFSSEFLMPRKEIAHSLSGMNLQKLAALKPYWKVSMNALLKKAVDLKKITERQSRYLWTQMGKAGYRTSEPKELDLPFEKPTMLEEILHIYQSDLRYNSKDLSSATSLTEAEFQSIYPIETPRIRLVK; encoded by the coding sequence CAAAAAAACTTGGATTCTCTCAAGGAAAGCTCTCAAAAATCGAAAACGGGTTAATATCCATAACCCAGGAAGAGCTAAGTAAAATATCAGAAACTTTAAATTACCCAGTTAATTTTTTTCAACGTGATGAAAAGGTTTATGGTGTTGGCCTTAGTGAGTTCTTCCATAGAAAAAAACAAGCAGTTCCTCAACGTCAATTAAGTACAATTTATGCAAGATTAGAATTAAGGAGAATGGAGATCCAGACACTATTGAAAGCAGTAGAAATGGATGAGCCAGCCTTTTTTCACATGGATCCAGAGCAATATGATAATGATATTGAGAAAATTGCCCAAGTGACCAGAGCGGCATTCAAAATCCCTAGTGGGCCAATACAGAATGTTGTTGATGTATTGGAGGATGCTGGAGCGATAGTTATTCCCTTTGATTTTGAAGGGGCAAATATTGACGCAATATGTCTTTCGAATCCAGGAATACCTCCACTTATTTTTACGAATTATGATAGACCAATGGACAGAATTAGGTTTACATTATGCCATGAACTTGGACATATTATTATGCATAGGAAGCCACCGAGTGAGGATATTGATATTGAGGAGCAAGCAGACCTTTTTTCTTCGGAATTTTTGATGCCTAGAAAAGAAATAGCTCATTCATTAAGTGGCATGAATTTACAAAAACTTGCTGCCTTAAAACCCTACTGGAAGGTTTCAATGAATGCTCTTCTAAAGAAGGCAGTTGATCTGAAAAAGATAACTGAAAGGCAGTCGAGATATTTGTGGACACAGATGGGTAAAGCGGGGTATAGAACGAGTGAGCCTAAAGAGTTAGATTTGCCTTTCGAAAAGCCCACAATGTTAGAGGAGATTTTGCATATTTACCAATCTGACTTACGATATAACTCAAAAGATTTAAGCTCTGCAACATCATTAACTGAAGCAGAATTTCAATCTATTTACCCAATAGAAACACCCCGTATTAGACTTGTTAAATGA